Proteins encoded together in one Chrysemys picta bellii isolate R12L10 chromosome 22, ASM1138683v2, whole genome shotgun sequence window:
- the TNFSF14 gene encoding tumor necrosis factor ligand superfamily member 14, with the protein MGDGVVYPSVFVVDGQQHGVPFVPPMRRKRRVCLHSQFFLASLVILALAGVATEGYFLIRFQKELEKATSQVGEEAGAISEKSIQDRKLHAEKPAAHVLGAAFTTSGNGSLQWEHSKDWAFLHDMRYQGGSLVCIKPGYYYIYSKIHLMAQSCSQQDQNSVIYHSIYKKTPRYVEEMKLVENLILFCDGKESRFWRQNSFLGGIFHLEEEEQIYVKVSQRQMLQVRDGTRSYFGTFMI; encoded by the exons ATGGGCGATGGGGTGGTGTATCCTTCTGTCTTCGTGGTGGACGGCCAGCAGCACGGGGTCCCCTTTGTCCCGCCCATGAGGAGGAAGCGACGGGTGTGTTTGCACAGCCAGTTCTTCCTGGCCTCTCTGGTCATCTTAGCCCTGGCTGGTGTGGCCACCGAAGGCTATTTCCTGATCCGCTTCCAGAAAGAGCTGGAGAAGGCGACGTCCCAGGTTGGG GAGGAAGCAGGGGCCATCTCCGAGAAGTCCATTCAAG ACCGGAAACTTCACGCTGAGAAGCCAGCAGCTCACGTCTTGG GTGCAGCCTTCACCACCTCTGGGAACGGTTCTCTGCAGTGGGAACACAGTAAGGACTGGGCTTTCCTGCATGACATGCGTTACCAGGGCGGCTCCCTGGTCTGCATCAAGCCGGGCTACTATTACATCTACTCCAAGATCCATCTCATGGCGCAGAGCTGCTCTCAGCAGGACCAGAATTCCGTTATCTATCATAGCATCTATAAGAAGACCCCCAGGTATGTCGAGGAGATGAAACTGGTGGAGAACCTGATCCTTTTCTGCGATGGGAAAGAGAGCAGGTTCTGGCGGCAAAACAGCTTCCTCGGAGGAATCTTccacctggaggaggaggagcagattTACGTCAAGGTGTCACAGAGACAGATGCTACAGGTCAGAGACGGCACCAGGTCTTATTTCGGCACCTTCATGATCTGA